The following coding sequences are from one Rhipicephalus microplus isolate Deutch F79 chromosome 3, USDA_Rmic, whole genome shotgun sequence window:
- the LOC142803091 gene encoding neprilysin-2-like, whose protein sequence is MPTLCGEVVGSLHLVWACQSIPCLTLKQNPTRENWEAALLGCSYLASQKVFNRHVDPPLSYTTVSSDECTTGVCQWNANYLFHRLPMHGDPCDDFYEHVCSAFKKRTMSHLLPYPQLSIRQLVLDLDLFMSRYSKIKRRHTLADESNFLTQAMWLHDKCKSAHLTKRYEDQQSDWADIMGALQISAWPYVSFEGDIVRVVSAGDRFLMLRSLFSLIVLRSNRNNSSCDIVLKEPETYLKRYLRRSKNNPVQRYEDIIFGAITHYSNPLTGALVSRQISKLEMKLRNLTYLDSVQPQKMLEGVTSIHMLPKSDRWDWLKYMSLLFHTERNTMRISLSIVEDPVFFSQFLSIFDIENYQTAIANYVGFKAMVSLAPLMPPEYSELYELGHDYDIPMLEPQLLACTLLLENIYRYGVGIAAKLTLSQEFANVYRRHRDAQLQELFNETRAVIRPMLVIGQSWFSNSNLEQILRKLDSLSVVFGAQDNFVQYEKYRQTPPMPRGPNDTVLGIAFSMFSHASSIYWSAWNSREVAERAYDNTYHMSVFNWGYEYQPSNNLVFLPNAIVAFLTTVTNKMPFEMYPIVLVHIVRGVLTALLRTNAAFIDSHILRGGSWSATSVNATQDVLKCIQHQYREATAAEFGRDQPTEERWSIARIEEAFLNHAVMVPLYELFERALASRNATDMFYQLPYWHVTMRRLFFYNYAVTFCDDGDNGSRKAQYLHGMTPSKWRVNVPLTNFPPFRKAFSCGAWKHPQQYCNAWRNLTS, encoded by the exons atgccCACACTGTGCGGAGAAGTCGTCGGAAGTCTCCAcctggtgtgggcatgccagtcaATCCCTTGCCTCACCCTAAAACAAAACCCCACCCGGgagaactgggaggcggccctgctcggctgctcctaCCTGGCAAGCCAGAAG GTGTTCAATCGGCACGTCGATCCACCCCTCAGCTACACCACAGTCAGCAGCGACGAGTGCACAACCGGCGTCTGCCAGTGGAACGCCAATTACCTGTTCCACAGACTACCCATGCATGGCGACCCCTGCGACGACTTCTACGAACACGTGTGTTCTGCTTTCAA GAAACGTACCATGAGCCACCTGTTGCCATACCCACAGCTCAGCATACGGCAACTTGTCCTCGATTTAGACCTTTTCATGAGTAGATACTCAAAGATCAAGAGACGACACACGCTCGCTGACGAAAGCAACTTTCTCACACAAGCAATGTGGCTCCACGACAAGTGTAAATCAGCCCACCTTACAAAGAGATACGAAGATCAGCAGTCAGATTGGGCGGACATAATGGGCGCACTGCAGATCAGCGCTTGGCCGTACGTGTCATTCGAAGGCGACATAGTGAGAGTAGTTTCTGCTGGAGATCGTTTCTTGATGCTGCGATCATTATTTAGCTTGATTGTGCTTCGAAGTAACCGCAATAACTCTTCGTGCGATATCGTGCTCAAGGAGCCCGAGACATATCTAAAGCGTTATTTGCGCAGGAGCAAGAACAACCCAGTGCAGCGGTACGAAGATATAATTTTCGGTGCTATCACACACTACAGTAACCCTCTGACGGGTGCCCTTGTGAGCAGGCAAATTTCAAAACTCGAAATGAAACTAAGAAACTTGACTTACTTGGACAGCGTTCAGCCTCAAAAGATGCTTGAAGGTGTGACTTCCATCCATATGTTGCCCAAGAGTGATCGGTGGGATTGGCTGAAGTACATGTCGCTTCTCTTTCACACCGAACGAAATACTATGCGAATATCGCTTTCAATTGTAGAGGACCCCGTGTTTTTCAGTCAGTTTTTATCCATTTTCGACATTGAAAACTACCAAACTGCGATTGCGAATTACGTCGGCTTCAAAGCCATGGTTAGTCTCGCACCACTGATGCCGCCTGAATACTCGGAGCTTTATGAGCTGGGTCACGACTACGATATTCCCATGTTGGAACCGCAGCTTCTGGCATGCACGCTACTGTTGGAAAATATTTACCGATACGGTGTGGGCATCGCTGCTAAGTTGACCCTAAGTCAGGAGTTTGCCAACGTTTACCGGCGCCACCGAGATGCCCAGCTGCAAGAACTATTCAACGAGACGCGTGCAGTGATTCGACCCATGCTCGTAATCGGTCAGTCATGGTTTTCTAATAGCAATCTCGAACAGATTCTAAGAAAACTGGACAGTCTGTCCGTTGTTTTTGGCGCGCAGGACAATTTCGTGCAATACGAGAAGTACCGACAAACTCCTCCTATGCCACGGGGTCCGAATGACACTGTACTCGGCATAGCTTTCTCGATGTTTTCGCACGCGTCCAGCATATACTGGAGTGCCTGGAACAGCCGGGAAGTTGCTGAAAGGGCATACGACAACACGTACCACATGTCCGTGTTCAACTGGGGTTATGAGTACCAGCCAAGTAACAACCTCGTGTTTCTTCCAAACGCCATCGTAGCTTTTCTCACCACCGTTACAAACAAGATGCCTTTCGAAATGTACCCCATCGTTCTTGTTCACATTGTGAGGGGTGTGCTCACAGCTCTACTCCGAACCAATGCAGCTTTTATCGACAGCCACATTCTGCGTGGGGGTTCGTGGAGTGCCACGTCAGTCAACGCTACCCAGGATGTCCTTAAGTGCATTCAGCATCAGTACCGGGAAGCCACAGCAGCTGAGTTTGGTCGGGACCAACCTACCGAAGAAAGGTGGAGCATTGCACGCATCGAGGAAGCCTTCCTGAACCACGCAGTAATGGTGCCTCTGTACGAACTTTTCGAACGCGCGCTCGCTAGCCGCAACGCCACGGACATGTTCTATCAGCTGCCCTACTGGCACGTCACGATGAGGAGACTCTTCTTCTACAACTACGCGGTCACATTCTGTGATGACGGTGACAACGGTTCACGAAAAGCGCAGTACTTGCATGGCATGACGCCCAGCAAGTGGCGTGTCAACGTCCCCCTTACAAACTTTCCGCCCTTTCGGAAGGCATTTTCATGCGGTGCTTGGAAACACCCTCAGCAATATTGTAATGCATGGAGAAATCTCACTTCATAG